TTTTTCTGTCTGTAATTTTCTAGGGGTTTCAACTCTTCAAAAGGGGGTTTTGATTTTGCGGAGAAAATAACCTCTTTTATAGAATTTGCATGGCAATAAGCTTGTTATCACATGAGGTATCAGACCTCTGTCTTGGTAAACCAGCTTTGAGATCATTATCAATTTCTGCTACAATTAGTGATGCTTTATCCGTATTGAAATTCACCGGTGAAAATTATATTAGCATATGGAGTTGTGATCATTCTGACCTATTAAAAATTGGTAATAGTtgcggagaagaagaaaaatgtagatgtATTGGGAAAATTTGTATGGTTAACATTGTTTGTTATCTATGTAAAGAAGAGAATGTATCAAATCCTTGTCTTGCATTAAAATCTCCTGTTTCTGTTCTTCTTCCTGAGGGTGTTTCTCCTGGAGTTATTAGGCATGTGGAGCCACattcaaggtttttttttttttttttttttttttttttttttttttttttttttagggtttccgtttctttgaattttttgattgttttttattttgtttttgctgtttctTGTTTTTTAATCTTGTGTGTTGTTAATTTTTTGATGAATCGTGGGAGGTTTTTTGTTGCATGAATTGTTCCGGCAATGTCAAAGATTTTTGCCGGATTCAAAAATCAGAGCTTGTTAGAGGTGTCCtttttatctctctttttttGACTGTTACTTGTTTGTATTATTGTCTCTGTTAAAATAAAGACCAATTTCATTGAGAAGAGAGAAATTAAGGAACAATTTCACAAAGAAGAAACAATTTTAACATTTATGTTGGTATTCCATAAACTAGCAGAAAGATAAATTAACCTGGTCAAGATAGAAAACCGAGTCAGATAGAGTAGAACCAAACAATTTTTACAGGTCTGTTGTTGAAAATTGCAGTTTGTTTGATTGTTTAAACTTATGTCTCTCTGCAGCAACTAATTAGTTTCAatctgtttgttttttgtttatttctACAGTTTGCTAGAAGTGATTGATCTCATCATAGAAGGTGGTGCACAGAACTTGATTGTACCCTTAAAAACCAGCTCAAGGAAAAAGCTTCTTTCAAAATCTTCGTTTGGGCCAACTCACCACAGTGGTCATGAATTTTGTTGGTTAACACAAGAAGATGTCATTCGGTATCTTCTCAACTTAATTGGTCTATTCTCTCCGACCCCATTTTACTCAATTGAGTCGCTCGATATTATTGATCCTGAAATTCTAGCTGTTGGTTACCATgaccctgcttcttctgctgtcaCTGCTATTTCTAATGCCTTAGCTCAACAAACCTCGGTTGCAGTAGTCGATGAATTAGGAAAATTGTTAGGGGAAATTTCACCATTAACCCTTTCTAATAGTGAAGAAACTGTTGCAGCTGCAATTACAACACTCTCAGCTGGTGAGTTAATGTCTTACATAGATTGTGGTGGCCCACCCAGTCATTTGATCAAAAAGGTTAAAACAAGATTGGAGGAAAGAAATTTACAAGGGATGTTGGATTTGATACAAGAGTTGAGTATGTCAAAATCTTCCTCATCATCGTCGCAACCATTTTCTTCCTTTTGGTCCTCTTCCTCTTcgtcttcctcttcttcagatgACGAATGCGCTTCTACTTTACTGAGAAGTAGTAGTGATAATACACCAACAAAATCAAATAGTATGAGCAGTAGATGTAGCAGATCAAGTTGTTATTCAGCAAGGTTAGTAAGAAGATCAGAAGCAATTGTTTGTAATCGTAGAAGTTCATTAGTCGCTGTCATGATTCAAGCTTTAGCTCATAGAGTTAATTATGTCTGGGTCATTGAAGATGATTATACGTTGGTTGGTATTGTTACTTTCTCAGAGATGTTAAAAATCTTTAGGGAACATTTAAATTCAATTTAGTTACTATTCCTTAAATTCTTCCTAAAACAAATATGAAAAGTGTGTAGAGCATAATGGTTTGTGAACTCAAAATTCTATATTAAAATAGGATTTCCGGGAGTGTTCTTGTAGAGATGAATTTTGTAATGAGTTTATCTTTGTTTATGCTGTGACCTGCTACTACTCTTGTCTGTTGTCTTTGGATTCTGAAATTTGTTTTCTATTTCTTTTGCGAAGAAAAAGTTctgttttaggattttttttttcttttagttgtaCTCCAAATATCTAATCTGAGGATCTAATACGAATCTAAGAACAATAATTTTTtctcaaaagtttttcttttgggGCCTTCGAAGTTTCTTCTTGGGGTTAAAATATGGATGGTCAGTTTTGCAATAAAGTAATATGGAGGTGGAGTTGGAGATGGAGTTGAACCATTCTTCTGATTCTCCAAAGGTTACTTTGTATTTTACCGAAAATGCTTTGTACCCCCGCGGCCCTCCCCCAGCCCTCCCCCACACTCACATCACAATTGTAAAGGCCCCCTGCTAGCTCCAGCGGCCCGCAAAAGAAAAAATCTATGGTGGAGATCAAGCCAGCTAGTGGGGGAAGAAGGTTGGGGGAGATAGGCGGGGGGGTCTGTAGCAGCGTCGGTATTTTACAGCTCTACTACAGAAAATTCCCAGGAAGTCAAATCTGATCAACAGCCAGCAAGTGGCAATAGCTTATGTTGAGCAGTTTCAATCCCAGTGTTTGAAACTGAATAAGACGTGCATTTTGGAATCAGTGTATTTAGGGCCATTTTCAAACTGTTGCTCTCATAACAACATACTTGGGAAAATTTTGTACAGTTATATCAACATATTTCTTGAAGAAGGTTgacctttttctttcttttctactACATATGTTGAGGGACACGGATTCTTTTAGTTATAATGTAGACATGCCAGTTCTGGTGTTTCGCCCTATGCTTATTACATATTAATCGCTAAATGACACGGATAAGTATGGTAAATGTTAGCAAGACGGAAGCCCTTCTCAGCAAATAAGCACATAGGATTATGGTAGTCACAGAAAACAGGCTCTAGCTGTACTGGAGAGCTCACAGAACCTCTCCCTTATTTTAGAGTTGGTCCGGGAGTCAAAGCTTCGGCATTCATAGTTTCAGATGGCAGAAGATTTGACTTGTGCAATTTCCTAGAGTACAGCTAGAAATATTACAAAAAAATGGGATCAAGCGTGTTCGTCATAGAGTATATACTAATTATAAACCATTCTTGTCGCATGTAACTTGGCATCTTTGTTTGAAATACAAGGCATGACTCAGGCTCCTCATGGCAAAGCTTTGGACATCCAGGTTTGCTCATGCACCTCGTAGCTATATTATTACTATGACTCTATGAGAGTGAAGTCTACTTCGCCATCATCATAGAGCTATTGGAGGTATTTCACCCAATCCATGGGATCTTTCATTAATtacaaaatagaaaaaagaaCAAACTTTTGCATTATTTAATTCCGAAACAGCAACTTTCATGAACACCTGGTTAGTTGCACCAGTACAACTTAGCTGACACCTCTTATAAGTTGTGTCGTCATTGCATGAGAGGATCTGGGAAAACATTTCCCTTCGTCCATTCCATAAACATACTGCCCATCCTTATCAATCGTTAGCAACTCACTCAAGCATTGCAAATTAAAAACCGACAGTCCAATACtacaagaaaatgaagaaaaatgagACCGTATATGATATTATAACTAATAATTATACGGTGATTATACAACGAGATGTCAAGAAAGAAACtcattaaaaatattttttttctgtcGACGAGTGGTGTTAAGAGATTTATTT
This is a stretch of genomic DNA from Papaver somniferum cultivar HN1 chromosome 1, ASM357369v1, whole genome shotgun sequence. It encodes these proteins:
- the LOC113306485 gene encoding CBS domain-containing protein CBSX5-like, translating into MAISLLSHEVSDLCLGKPALRSLSISATISDALSVLKFTGENYISIWSCDHSDLLKIGNSCGEEEKCRCIGKICMVNIVCYLCKEENVSNPCLALKSPVSVLLPEGVSPGVIRHVEPHSSLLEVIDLIIEGGAQNLIVPLKTSSRKKLLSKSSFGPTHHSGHEFCWLTQEDVIRYLLNLIGLFSPTPFYSIESLDIIDPEILAVGYHDPASSAVTAISNALAQQTSVAVVDELGKLLGEISPLTLSNSEETVAAAITTLSAGELMSYIDCGGPPSHLIKKVKTRLEERNLQGMLDLIQELSMSKSSSSSSQPFSSFWSSSSSSSSSSDDECASTLLRSSSDNTPTKSNSMSSRCSRSSCYSARLVRRSEAIVCNRRSSLVAVMIQALAHRVNYVWVIEDDYTLVGIVTFSEMLKIFREHLNSI